From a single Georhizobium profundi genomic region:
- a CDS encoding DNA cytosine methyltransferase — MQPMIIDSFAGGGGASTGIEMALGRSPDVAINHSADALSMHAVNHPDTLHLDSNIWDVSPLEVTKGRHVGLFWASPDCKHFSKAKGGKPMDRNIRDLAWIVVRWAEEAKPDVIILENVEEFRTWGPLCNDGKPIPELRGLIFEQWMKRLKKAGYKVQWRELRACDYGAPTIRKRFFLIARRDGRPIVWPKRTHGDPKKPDDAKLIKAGKLKPWRTAAEIIDWSLPCPSIFDTADEIMSKHGVRAVRPLADNTMRRIARGVMRYVLEAKRPFIVVANHGGDHFRGQSIDEPAHTVAAARDAWGLVVPVVTAGQHGGSNRAADAPLHTITASPKDQNAIVAAHLTKFQTGSTGALLDEPLPTVTANSYVKRPGGAAPIGLVAPYLVPRYQEREGQAPRVRSVEEPAATVVPGGNEGVLAAVHLSRQFGASIGSEASEPVGTITAGGGGKAAVVAAFLAQHNNDSRRIGGVNPGRPADEPIATITQAGAQQAVVAAHLLNMRGSARRHQSVEQPAPTATAGGNHAAVISGFLTKYYGTGDGAAVDAPMHTDTVKDRFGLVTLDIDGQTYAIADIGMRMLTPRERFRAQGFPDSYIIDRRLDGSAISATVQGSCCGNSVPPPVAAVLVAANCGHLAAEKSGVAL; from the coding sequence ATGCAGCCAATGATCATCGACAGTTTCGCCGGCGGCGGCGGTGCCTCGACGGGTATCGAGATGGCGCTCGGGCGCTCGCCGGATGTGGCGATCAACCACTCGGCCGACGCGCTTTCCATGCATGCGGTGAACCATCCGGACACGCTGCATCTCGACAGCAACATCTGGGACGTCTCGCCGCTGGAAGTGACGAAGGGCCGACATGTGGGGCTCTTCTGGGCCTCGCCGGACTGCAAGCACTTCTCAAAGGCCAAGGGCGGCAAGCCGATGGATCGCAACATCCGCGATTTGGCGTGGATCGTCGTGCGCTGGGCGGAAGAGGCGAAGCCAGACGTCATCATCCTGGAGAATGTCGAGGAGTTCCGCACGTGGGGGCCGCTCTGCAATGACGGCAAGCCGATTCCCGAACTGCGCGGCCTGATCTTCGAGCAATGGATGAAGCGGCTGAAGAAAGCCGGATACAAGGTGCAGTGGCGCGAGCTGCGCGCCTGTGACTATGGTGCACCGACGATCCGCAAGCGGTTCTTCCTGATCGCAAGGCGGGACGGGCGGCCGATCGTCTGGCCAAAGCGCACTCATGGCGATCCGAAGAAACCGGATGACGCGAAGCTGATCAAGGCCGGCAAGCTGAAGCCATGGCGCACGGCGGCGGAGATCATCGACTGGTCGCTGCCATGCCCTTCGATCTTCGACACGGCCGACGAGATCATGTCGAAGCACGGGGTGCGGGCCGTGCGGCCGCTGGCGGATAACACGATGCGCCGAATCGCGCGCGGCGTGATGCGCTACGTGCTGGAGGCAAAGCGGCCTTTCATCGTGGTGGCGAACCATGGTGGCGACCATTTCCGGGGGCAGAGCATCGACGAGCCGGCACACACGGTTGCCGCTGCCCGTGACGCTTGGGGGCTCGTGGTCCCCGTCGTCACGGCTGGGCAGCATGGCGGATCGAACCGCGCGGCCGATGCGCCGCTGCACACGATCACGGCTAGCCCGAAAGATCAGAACGCGATCGTTGCGGCCCACCTGACGAAGTTTCAGACCGGCTCGACCGGCGCGCTTCTCGACGAGCCGCTGCCGACCGTGACCGCCAACAGCTATGTGAAGCGGCCCGGCGGAGCGGCGCCGATCGGCCTCGTCGCGCCGTACCTGGTGCCGCGCTACCAAGAGCGGGAAGGGCAGGCGCCACGCGTGCGCTCGGTCGAGGAACCTGCGGCGACGGTGGTGCCCGGCGGGAACGAAGGGGTGCTCGCGGCGGTGCATCTGTCGCGCCAGTTCGGCGCCTCAATCGGCTCCGAGGCCAGTGAGCCTGTCGGCACGATCACGGCCGGCGGCGGCGGCAAGGCGGCGGTGGTTGCCGCTTTTCTCGCGCAGCACAACAATGACAGCCGGCGTATCGGCGGCGTGAACCCGGGCCGCCCGGCCGACGAGCCGATTGCGACCATCACCCAGGCCGGCGCGCAGCAGGCCGTCGTCGCGGCGCATCTTCTCAACATGCGGGGCAGTGCCCGTCGCCATCAGAGTGTCGAACAGCCCGCACCGACCGCGACGGCCGGCGGCAATCATGCTGCGGTGATTTCCGGCTTCCTGACGAAATACTACGGCACCGGCGACGGCGCGGCTGTCGATGCGCCGATGCACACCGACACCGTCAAGGATCGCTTCGGCCTCGTGACTCTCGACATCGACGGGCAGACCTATGCCATAGCCGATATCGGCATGCGCATGCTGACGCCACGCGAGCGGTTCCGAGCGCAGGGCTTTCCCGACAGCTACATCATCGACAGGCGTCTGGATGGATCAGCGATCTCGGCGACCGTGCAGGGCTCCTGCTGTGGCAATAGCGTGCCGCCTCCCGTGGCGGCCGTGCTGGTTGCGGCGAACTGCGGCCACCTGGCGGCGGAGAAGAGCGGGGTGGCGCTGTGA
- a CDS encoding MT-A70 family methyltransferase produces the protein MKYQLLPPLSDDDRAALEASIVAHGVLVPVEYDEDGNILDGHNRVAICESLGLVDWPRFVRKGLAEEEKRTLARELNVSRRHLTAAQKRDLIADQLRDTPSISSRAIAQMLAVDHKTVAKVRKSLVAGGEIPHHEEVEGRDGVVQPARKPIRTAFLPEPDNARELMATAKSIRDRQREHGRRVRTDLINEIAARGTVEAGTMPVAAYPILYADPPWAQEAWSDETGQDRGLMYPAMDLDAIKKLCAGKTSPATRDAVCFLWVTANRTDDGVDVLRAWGFDFVTCLIWDKIDIGMGRWVRDRHELLLIGKRGDFPAPLPGTQAASVHAEKKGGHSAKPCFFAEMIERLYPDMRKLELFQREASLAPDDVRRNGSWSFWGFEAGEGASDG, from the coding sequence ATGAAATATCAGCTCCTCCCGCCACTTTCCGACGATGACCGCGCCGCGCTCGAAGCCTCGATCGTCGCCCACGGCGTCCTCGTGCCGGTGGAATATGACGAGGATGGCAACATCCTCGACGGGCACAATCGCGTCGCGATCTGCGAGAGCCTCGGCCTCGTCGATTGGCCCCGCTTCGTGCGCAAGGGATTGGCGGAAGAGGAGAAGCGGACGCTGGCGCGCGAGCTAAACGTTTCGCGGCGGCACCTGACGGCAGCCCAGAAGCGCGATCTGATCGCCGACCAGCTGCGGGACACGCCTTCGATATCGTCGCGCGCGATCGCGCAGATGCTGGCGGTCGATCACAAGACCGTTGCGAAGGTGCGCAAGAGCCTCGTCGCTGGTGGGGAAATTCCCCACCATGAGGAAGTCGAGGGGCGGGACGGCGTCGTGCAGCCGGCGCGCAAGCCGATCCGCACGGCCTTCCTGCCGGAACCGGACAACGCGCGCGAGCTGATGGCGACCGCCAAGTCGATCCGCGATCGCCAGCGTGAGCACGGGCGGCGGGTTCGTACCGATCTCATCAACGAAATCGCGGCGCGTGGAACCGTGGAGGCCGGCACGATGCCGGTCGCCGCCTATCCGATTCTCTATGCGGACCCGCCTTGGGCACAAGAAGCCTGGTCGGATGAGACCGGGCAGGACCGGGGGCTGATGTACCCGGCCATGGATCTCGACGCGATCAAGAAGCTCTGCGCCGGAAAGACCTCGCCGGCGACGCGCGATGCGGTGTGCTTTCTCTGGGTAACGGCGAACCGAACCGATGACGGGGTCGACGTTCTGCGCGCATGGGGCTTCGACTTCGTCACCTGCCTGATCTGGGACAAAATCGACATCGGGATGGGGCGATGGGTGCGGGACCGGCACGAGCTGCTGCTGATCGGCAAGCGTGGCGATTTCCCGGCGCCGCTGCCAGGCACGCAGGCGGCTTCCGTCCATGCGGAAAAGAAGGGCGGGCACTCGGCCAAGCCGTGCTTCTTCGCGGAGATGATCGAGCGGCTCTATCCCGACATGCGCAAGCTGGAGCTTTTCCAGCGTGAGGCATCACTCGCGCCGGACGACGTGCGCCGCAATGGCAGCTGGTCGTTCTGGGGCTTCGAGGCCGGCGAGGGCGCTTCAGATGGATGA
- a CDS encoding DUF2312 domain-containing protein: MPEAPSPYTNGVARDQLRAFVERIERLEEEKKAIADDIKGVYSEAKGCGFDTKALRRVIALRKLDPDERAEQEAILDTYLVALGMMPEHG, translated from the coding sequence ATGCCGGAAGCGCCTTCGCCCTACACGAACGGTGTTGCGCGAGACCAGCTGCGCGCGTTCGTCGAGCGGATCGAGCGGCTCGAGGAAGAAAAGAAGGCGATCGCCGACGACATCAAGGGCGTCTATTCCGAGGCGAAGGGTTGCGGCTTCGACACCAAGGCGCTTCGGCGGGTGATCGCGTTGCGCAAGCTCGATCCAGACGAGCGGGCGGAGCAAGAGGCGATCCTCGACACCTATCTCGTCGCGCTCGGCATGATGCCGGAGCACGGCTGA
- a CDS encoding helix-turn-helix domain-containing protein translates to MAAPFQKMVGVQVSVTARAKAVLDAQAQARNYSTSAWCGLLFDMAFAAVCAREKGAIHTDADLDAIVGACLLLHARAEWDTAEIAQKLGVPEATIVRILDTWREYRRGEV, encoded by the coding sequence ATGGCGGCGCCCTTTCAGAAGATGGTCGGCGTACAGGTGAGCGTGACGGCGCGGGCAAAGGCTGTGCTTGATGCCCAGGCACAGGCGCGGAACTATTCGACCTCCGCCTGGTGCGGCCTGCTCTTCGACATGGCGTTTGCGGCGGTCTGCGCGCGCGAGAAGGGCGCCATTCATACCGATGCGGATCTCGACGCAATCGTCGGCGCCTGCCTGCTGCTCCATGCGCGCGCGGAGTGGGACACGGCGGAGATTGCCCAGAAGCTCGGCGTGCCGGAAGCGACCATCGTGCGCATCCTCGACACCTGGCGCGAATACCGGCGGGGCGAGGTGTGA
- a CDS encoding GcrA family cell cycle regulator — protein sequence MVDWTSSMAETAEKLRGEGMSCGVIAQRLGVSRNAVIGKLNRMGVPSPREPGGHGGPGTRIQLGKREAPETPRGPKAVQLKDGLAPSVKASAAVLDADRLAEDITLERLGGLACHFPVSGHQVAADEHRFCGLPVADPDAGELKLNRRYCTHHAARARARDGQAGF from the coding sequence ATGGTTGATTGGACCAGCAGCATGGCGGAAACCGCCGAAAAGCTGCGCGGCGAAGGGATGAGCTGCGGGGTCATTGCGCAACGCCTTGGGGTGAGCCGCAATGCAGTGATCGGCAAGCTCAACCGCATGGGTGTGCCTTCACCGCGCGAGCCCGGTGGCCATGGTGGACCGGGCACCCGCATCCAGCTCGGCAAGCGTGAGGCGCCCGAAACGCCGCGCGGTCCGAAGGCGGTGCAGCTGAAGGATGGTCTGGCGCCCTCCGTCAAAGCATCGGCGGCCGTCCTGGATGCGGACCGACTGGCGGAAGACATCACGCTTGAGCGGCTTGGTGGCCTCGCGTGTCATTTCCCTGTGAGCGGTCATCAGGTGGCTGCCGATGAGCATCGATTCTGCGGCCTGCCGGTCGCGGACCCCGACGCCGGCGAACTGAAGCTCAACCGTCGCTACTGCACTCACCATGCTGCTCGGGCCCGTGCGCGCGACGGGCAGGCGGGGTTCTGA
- a CDS encoding helix-turn-helix domain-containing protein: MLCKKHGSGVQFDLTLKRALCTVFAMCDIIDVRKLRGTLGWTQQQLADHCDVDRATVSKWEREPPSKGPALILLRGLRDRRPDDASHPSSDPAAATSFASASAPPSLRGP, translated from the coding sequence ATGTTGTGCAAAAAGCACGGATCAGGCGTGCAATTCGACTTGACTTTAAAACGTGCGTTATGCACGGTCTTCGCCATGTGCGACATTATTGACGTCCGAAAGCTTCGAGGAACATTGGGATGGACGCAGCAACAGCTGGCGGACCATTGCGATGTCGATCGCGCGACCGTTTCCAAGTGGGAGCGTGAGCCGCCCAGCAAAGGGCCGGCTTTGATTCTCCTGCGCGGGCTTCGCGATCGACGGCCCGATGATGCTTCGCACCCTTCGTCTGATCCGGCCGCTGCAACCAGCTTTGCGTCTGCATCTGCACCCCCTTCGTTGCGCGGCCCCTGA
- a CDS encoding XRE family transcriptional regulator has protein sequence MAKTVHNARFKVKSNCTPDPCFLHNMTYDDRPEPAIRLQQAREKRGFKSARDAANYFGWNYETYVQHENGTRGITRMAERYATALHVSRAWLLTGEGLQENETEVPLMGYIGAGAEILPEFEQVPEDGLEQIWVPFPLPAEMIAFGVRGDSMLPVYKDGAVIICYKERKRPIEAFYGEDAAVRTEDGRRFLKTIMRGNDSHVHLFSWNAAPIENVRLEWVGEIFAVLPPKALKKVDQQGGLQGSLSLPRAVRKSG, from the coding sequence ATGGCGAAGACCGTGCATAACGCACGTTTTAAAGTCAAGTCGAATTGCACGCCTGATCCGTGCTTTTTGCACAACATGACCTATGATGACAGACCCGAACCGGCGATCCGCCTGCAACAAGCCCGTGAGAAGCGTGGTTTTAAGTCAGCCCGAGACGCCGCCAATTATTTCGGCTGGAACTACGAAACCTACGTTCAGCATGAGAACGGCACGCGCGGCATCACCCGTATGGCTGAGCGATATGCGACCGCGCTTCACGTCAGCCGGGCCTGGCTATTGACGGGAGAAGGCCTGCAGGAAAACGAAACGGAAGTGCCTTTGATGGGCTACATCGGGGCCGGGGCCGAGATTCTGCCGGAGTTTGAACAGGTCCCCGAAGACGGACTTGAGCAGATTTGGGTACCCTTCCCGCTACCCGCTGAGATGATCGCCTTCGGCGTTCGTGGGGATTCGATGCTCCCCGTCTACAAAGATGGCGCCGTCATCATTTGCTACAAAGAACGCAAGCGCCCAATCGAGGCGTTCTACGGCGAAGACGCTGCTGTTCGAACCGAGGATGGAAGACGCTTTCTCAAGACCATCATGCGAGGAAACGACAGCCACGTTCATCTGTTCTCCTGGAATGCCGCCCCCATCGAGAACGTGCGCCTTGAGTGGGTTGGCGAGATCTTCGCAGTGCTTCCGCCAAAGGCGCTGAAAAAGGTGGACCAGCAAGGCGGCCTGCAGGGGTCTTTGTCCCTGCCGAGGGCCGTGCGCAAAAGCGGCTAA
- a CDS encoding phage Gp37/Gp68 family protein codes for MADKTAIEWTDATWNPITGCSVVSPGCTNCYAMRLAGTRLRNHPSRAGLTIDSKAGPVWNGEVRFNERALLQPLSWKQPRMIFVCAHGDLFHESVPDAWIDQVFAVMALAPQHTFQVLTKRSDRMRSYVNGPDWKIPILGRLPLERIHLEAAAHMEGDGGVMDALKDRGNVYSLYLDAPWPLPNVWLGVSVEDQKRADERIPDLLATPGAIRWISAEPLLGRIDFCLTSGAMPIADHPWKNGPILQGIDWIVAGGESGPSARPMHPAWALSLRDQCAAADVPFLFKQWGEFRPCTKIELSHACGATKVETIGASAAFLLKVGKKRAGRELDGVIHDAFPEPREVPAL; via the coding sequence ATGGCTGACAAAACCGCTATCGAATGGACCGACGCCACCTGGAACCCGATCACAGGCTGTTCCGTCGTCTCGCCCGGCTGCACCAATTGCTACGCCATGCGCCTCGCCGGCACCCGCCTGCGCAACCATCCCTCGCGCGCCGGCCTTACGATCGACAGCAAGGCCGGGCCGGTCTGGAACGGCGAGGTGCGCTTCAACGAGCGCGCCTTGCTTCAGCCGCTGAGCTGGAAGCAGCCGCGCATGATCTTCGTCTGCGCCCATGGCGATCTCTTCCACGAAAGCGTGCCCGACGCATGGATCGACCAGGTATTCGCTGTCATGGCGCTTGCCCCGCAGCACACCTTCCAAGTGCTGACGAAGCGCTCCGATCGGATGCGGAGCTACGTCAACGGACCTGACTGGAAGATCCCGATTCTTGGCCGCTTGCCATTAGAGCGCATCCACCTGGAAGCGGCTGCGCACATGGAAGGCGATGGCGGCGTGATGGACGCGCTGAAGGATCGCGGCAACGTCTACAGCCTTTATCTCGACGCGCCGTGGCCGCTCCCCAATGTCTGGCTCGGTGTCAGCGTCGAGGATCAGAAGCGCGCCGATGAACGCATCCCGGATCTGCTCGCAACGCCGGGCGCGATCCGTTGGATCTCCGCCGAGCCGCTGCTCGGGCGGATCGACTTTTGTCTGACCAGCGGGGCGATGCCGATCGCGGACCATCCTTGGAAGAACGGGCCGATCCTGCAGGGCATTGATTGGATCGTCGCCGGCGGCGAAAGCGGCCCTTCGGCCAGGCCGATGCATCCAGCATGGGCGCTATCTCTGCGCGACCAATGTGCGGCGGCCGACGTGCCGTTCCTGTTCAAGCAATGGGGTGAATTCCGCCCCTGCACCAAGATCGAATTGAGCCATGCCTGTGGAGCCACGAAGGTCGAAACGATCGGCGCCAGTGCTGCCTTCCTGTTGAAGGTCGGCAAGAAGCGCGCCGGCCGCGAACTGGACGGCGTCATCCACGACGCCTTTCCGGAACCTCGCGAGGTGCCTGCCCTATGA
- a CDS encoding HNH endonuclease signature motif containing protein yields the protein MCRRDDIRAKVLASVVVDEATGCWIWTGPTSGESGRGAGYPRMTLSGQTVAVHRVMFTNEHGYVPGKKQIDHKCRNRLCVNPDPDHLEMVTHKRNQMRRASARRLEAAK from the coding sequence ATGTGTCGCCGCGATGACATCCGAGCCAAGGTGCTCGCCAGTGTGGTGGTCGATGAGGCGACCGGATGTTGGATCTGGACTGGCCCGACCTCAGGCGAGAGCGGCCGAGGTGCTGGTTATCCGCGAATGACCCTCTCGGGACAAACCGTGGCGGTCCACCGCGTGATGTTCACGAACGAGCACGGCTATGTCCCCGGAAAGAAGCAGATCGATCACAAGTGCCGAAATCGGCTTTGCGTGAATCCGGACCCCGATCATCTCGAAATGGTGACACATAAGCGAAACCAGATGCGTCGCGCCTCGGCGCGCCGATTGGAGGCCGCGAAATGA
- a CDS encoding helix-turn-helix domain-containing protein, with protein sequence MRELLTPEEAAFRLRVSTKHLRQITRTGALRYVNIGCGDKRPTRRYTAEDLEAFLEGRTETCQSTAAPARKSSRTTSCGKVVDFLDRQARPKRGTRVES encoded by the coding sequence ATGCGTGAGCTGCTGACGCCTGAGGAGGCAGCATTTCGCCTCAGGGTATCGACCAAGCATCTGCGCCAGATCACGCGCACTGGCGCGCTGCGCTACGTGAATATAGGCTGCGGCGATAAGCGCCCCACCCGGCGTTACACGGCCGAGGATCTGGAGGCCTTCCTGGAAGGGAGAACAGAGACGTGTCAGTCTACCGCCGCCCCGGCCAGGAAGAGTTCACGTACGACTTCGTGCGGAAAGGTCGTCGATTTTCTGGACCGACAGGCGCGACCGAAGAGAGGCACGCGCGTCGAGTCCTGA
- a CDS encoding tyrosine-type recombinase/integrase produces MAREAEFLSAGPMKVDIAFSRYWNEVGQHSATAADLFDYLGWLQKQIGPAKRLDEITSNVVADLIARRRGVAIVDKEGNFKRWPANATVNRAVIDPLRAVLFRARDVWDVPVRGINWKKLTLSRPQERVREARPDEEAAIDAAMRDDYAPAVRFALMTGCRRAEIVGLIWPRVDFFSRQFTVIGKGRRGQQKARVIPMTDECHDLLWSLKDHHPEAVFTYVAVKTRRQEGMVRERGRRYPITIEGFKSAWRRYRPDTVEDFRFHDTRHTAATRLLRQTGNLRMPQLLLGHYDVSTTAKYAHVTNEDLRTGMQATADAVSPTKNPTAEGGMKSKKLKNKADLA; encoded by the coding sequence ATGGCCCGCGAGGCCGAATTCCTCTCTGCCGGACCGATGAAGGTAGACATCGCCTTCTCCCGCTACTGGAACGAAGTCGGCCAGCATTCGGCCACGGCCGCAGATCTCTTCGATTATCTGGGATGGCTTCAAAAGCAGATCGGCCCAGCCAAGCGGCTGGACGAAATCACCAGCAACGTTGTCGCTGATCTGATCGCCCGCAGGCGTGGCGTCGCAATCGTCGACAAGGAAGGCAACTTCAAGCGCTGGCCGGCCAATGCGACCGTCAACCGCGCCGTCATCGATCCGCTGCGAGCTGTTCTCTTCCGGGCGCGCGACGTCTGGGATGTGCCCGTCCGTGGAATCAACTGGAAGAAGCTTACGTTGTCCCGTCCGCAGGAACGGGTGCGTGAGGCACGGCCGGACGAAGAGGCAGCGATCGACGCGGCCATGCGCGACGATTATGCGCCGGCGGTCCGCTTTGCTCTGATGACAGGATGCCGTCGCGCCGAGATCGTCGGCCTGATCTGGCCGAGGGTCGATTTCTTCAGCCGGCAGTTCACGGTGATCGGCAAAGGCCGTCGCGGCCAACAGAAGGCGCGCGTCATTCCCATGACCGACGAGTGCCATGACCTTCTATGGAGCCTGAAGGATCACCATCCCGAAGCCGTCTTCACCTATGTCGCGGTCAAGACCAGGCGACAGGAGGGCATGGTGCGGGAGCGCGGCAGGCGCTATCCGATCACGATTGAAGGCTTCAAGTCGGCCTGGCGTCGCTACCGGCCGGACACGGTGGAAGACTTCCGCTTCCACGACACGCGCCACACGGCCGCAACCCGGCTGTTGCGGCAGACCGGCAATCTGCGCATGCCGCAGCTGCTGCTCGGCCACTACGACGTGTCGACGACGGCGAAATATGCCCACGTCACCAACGAGGATCTCCGCACCGGCATGCAAGCGACGGCCGATGCAGTCAGTCCCACGAAAAATCCCACCGCAGAGGGTGGGATGAAGTCTAAGAAGCTGAAAAATAAAGCCGATCTGGCTTAG
- a CDS encoding MaoC family dehydratase produces the protein MAGLYYEQFSVGLTFDHAIRRTVTEMDNVLFSAMTHNPAALHLDEHYCQTQTEFGQRIVNSAFTLGLIVGISVGDTTLGTTVANLGWDEVRFPRPLFHGDTVHVRSTVHEMRESRSRPECGIVIFLHEGFNQKDESIATCKRSALMLRKPME, from the coding sequence ATGGCGGGTCTTTACTACGAACAATTCAGCGTCGGCCTGACGTTCGACCATGCGATCCGGCGCACGGTAACCGAGATGGACAATGTCCTGTTTTCGGCGATGACCCACAATCCGGCGGCGCTGCATCTCGACGAGCACTACTGCCAGACGCAGACGGAATTCGGCCAGCGGATCGTCAACAGCGCCTTCACGCTGGGACTGATCGTTGGCATTTCGGTGGGCGACACGACGCTCGGCACCACAGTTGCCAATCTAGGCTGGGACGAGGTGCGTTTTCCGCGTCCACTCTTCCACGGCGACACGGTCCATGTGCGTTCGACGGTGCACGAGATGCGCGAAAGCCGCTCCCGGCCGGAATGCGGGATCGTCATCTTCCTGCATGAAGGGTTCAATCAGAAAGATGAATCGATCGCCACGTGCAAACGCTCGGCACTGATGCTGCGCAAACCGATGGAATGA
- a CDS encoding L,D-transpeptidase yields the protein MSITRRGILFGMPLFLGACTASSEYQTARLNYAALPEERFPLDAVPLQEIDPELRRQEVAFDGDYEAGTVVVNTPERRLYYVLGGGRALRYGIGVGREGLALRGNATVGRKAEWPNWTPTANMIRRDPRNLQFASGVPGGPTNPLGARALYLYRNGRDTMFRIHGTNQPRSIGQAMSSGCVRMLNHDVIDLYDRVPTGSRVVVIQA from the coding sequence ATGTCGATCACACGCAGAGGCATTCTTTTCGGGATGCCACTCTTCTTGGGCGCCTGCACGGCGTCGTCGGAATATCAGACGGCCCGGCTGAACTATGCGGCGCTGCCGGAGGAGCGTTTCCCGTTGGACGCCGTGCCGCTGCAGGAGATCGATCCCGAACTCCGCCGCCAAGAAGTCGCGTTCGATGGCGATTATGAAGCCGGCACCGTTGTGGTGAACACGCCTGAGCGTCGGCTCTATTACGTGCTCGGCGGGGGCAGGGCGCTGCGCTACGGCATCGGCGTCGGCCGCGAAGGACTGGCACTGCGCGGAAACGCCACCGTCGGACGCAAGGCCGAATGGCCGAATTGGACCCCGACGGCGAACATGATTCGGCGTGATCCACGCAATCTGCAATTCGCATCCGGCGTCCCCGGTGGGCCGACCAACCCGCTTGGCGCCCGCGCACTCTATCTCTACCGCAACGGCCGCGACACCATGTTCCGCATCCACGGCACCAACCAGCCGCGCTCGATCGGGCAGGCCATGTCGAGCGGCTGCGTGCGCATGCTAAATCACGACGTGATCGATCTTTACGACCGCGTCCCGACCGGCAGCCGAGTCGTGGTGATCCAGGCCTGA